The DNA sequence TACCCGATTATCGCCCCGGCCATGATCGTGGTCGGCTCCTTCATGGTGCCGCTGGCGGCGCAGGTGGCGTGGGACGAGCCGGCCGAGGCGATACCGGCTTTCCTCACGATGGTTGCCATGCCGTTCACCTTTTCCATCACCGAGGGGCTGGCGTTCGGCCTCATCGCCTACAGCGTTCTCCACGCCGGCATCGGGCGGCTGCCGAAAACGCATCCAATAATCCATTTACTGGCGGCGGCGTTTTTGCTCCGCTACCTTTTTCTGGGATAAACGCCATGCGCCGGATATTCGCCGCGTTGCTCTTGATAACGGCATTCGGCGCGGGTGCCGCGCGGGCCGAAATATCCGTGGAGGTCTTGCCGGTGTTTTACGGCAACGCAACGGCGCTGGTGGAGCCGCTTTCCAAGCTCCTTTCGGAGCAGGGGAAAATAGTCGTTGATCCCAAGAGCAACTCCCTCATCGTGCGCGACTGGTTGGCGAACATTCGCGCCGTGCGGGAAGAGCTGACAAAACTTGATGTCCGTCCCCGCCGCGTCCGGCTTATCGCGGCGTTGACGCTCCGCGCCCGCGGGGAGGATTCGGTTCGCTGGTTTTTCAGCACCCCGGATTGGGGACAGGGGCGGCTGAAGGATGGCCTTGACCTTTTTTTCGGCGTGGAAAGCACGCCGCTGGGAGCCGGGAAAGGGTTGTCCACGTTCGGGCGGCAGGAACTGCTGATCGATGCCGGCGCGCCGGGCAAGATAGTGATATCGGAGCGTGTGACGGACGCCGCGTTCCTGTTCCGCTATGGCATCGCGGAGGGATATATCGCCCCGCAAGCCCAATTCCGCGACATCGGCACGGTTATCACCGTCACCTGCGCCATAACCGACACCGGCGGGGTGGCGGCAACACTTACCCCCACGCTGACCCGGCTGGATGGCGGAAGCGCCATTCCATTTCCCAAAGCGCACACGCTGGCGGTGCTGGAACCGGGAAAAGCCGTCGTGCTGGGGGGAAGCAATAATGATCCCGAAAGTTTCGGGGCGCGGTTTCTGACGGTCTTTATGCCGGACGGCACATCGCAAAAGGTGCTGCTGATAATGACCGCCAGGGCGGAGTAGGCTGGATTTCACCAATTGGGTGATTGATCGACAGTTTGGTGCCGCAGGATTCATCCCGCGGTTGTTTCCGTAGGAAACAAGAACTCTTGGCCCTTGTGGGCCAACAACAGGTTGAAACCTGTTGTACCAACGCCACCGAAGGCTTAGCGGCGTTGGGTGTGGTGATGTTGCGGCGGGGCTTCGTCCTTCACTGTGTATTTCGGTGCGATGCGGGTGATTGATTCCGCATGGCCGGTTTTCACGTCCAATTCCACGATGACGGCGTTCATGATCGCTTCCCCTTTTGCCACCTCCATGAAGCGGTGGGGGATGCGGGTGTGGAACCGCTGCATTGCCTCGTACTTGTTCAGGCCGATGACCGAGTCGATGGGGCCGGCCATGCCGACATCGGTGATGTAGGCGGTACGGCCCGGCAAAACCCGTTCGTCGGCGGTCGGCACGTGGGTGTGGGTTCCCAGTATGGCGGTCACGCGGCCGTCCAGATAGTAGCCCATCGCCTGCTTTTCGCTGCTCGCCTCGCCGTGGAAATCGACGAAGATGATGTTGGTCTCGCTCCGCACACTTTGAAGCTGTTCGTCGGCTCCGCGGAAGGGATCGTCGTAAAAATCCATATAGACGCGCCCGATGAGGTTGATGACGCCGATGGCGGCGCCGTCCTTGGTGTATACGCCGGCGCCGCGTCCCGGCACCTTGCCCGGGGGG is a window from the Nitrospinota bacterium genome containing:
- a CDS encoding TIGR00282 family metallophosphoesterase; amino-acid sequence: MKVLFIGDVIGRIGREAVKNLLPKTIDFYKIGFVIANGENLAGGFGLTKETAQEMFDAGVDILTTGNHVWDKKVALKLVEEDKRILRPANYPPGKVPGRGAGVYTKDGAAIGVINLIGRVYMDFYDDPFRGADEQLQSVRSETNIIFVDFHGEASSEKQAMGYYLDGRVTAILGTHTHVPTADERVLPGRTAYITDVGMAGPIDSVIGLNKYEAMQRFHTRIPHRFMEVAKGEAIMNAVIVELDVKTGHAESITRIAPKYTVKDEAPPQHHHTQRR